A single Anatilimnocola floriformis DNA region contains:
- a CDS encoding ABC transporter permease, with product MYVIENPVLQRELLVNLRMVRAFVLLFVYQALLGLVVYFAWPQDTHLDLTANSENARQTRALVDLFFIGQYVIASMMAPTFAAESIAGEKERHTYEMLLASPLRPAAIVLGKLIAALTHLAVLIFSSLPIVMLCLPLGGVHISELLAAYLGLILSVITFGMLSVACSAFFQRTSAALVVSYLLILPLVILGALFWLKMAPYGEFRLWLIVFVLPAVAAAACLALFFNTSALLLHPPDVGSEGKDVVDLEQEAQQAVGLVIQRDQFPDKLFAPPKRDDLMEDDANPVYEKEIRSEIFSQGTLMLRLVIQVSMVLAIPFMAFCLYIYPRYAAWYISYVVVFNMLVGPVFSAGSVTSERERETLDLLLTTIITPWQILWGKLIAGLRVSSVLTLFLVWPVLLACAMVKDYWTNLPAVGAFLSIILLTCLTTAMIALFCSVMFRTTSMSLMTTYIIIIVLFCAPLAINYFAQTFFATHPNTLRIAWLGVTSPFAAAHEIPLDITLGTDTSPALVGNWPMYALYVIFTLGLNGFLLLVMMWQFSTRWRVASA from the coding sequence ATGTACGTCATCGAAAATCCTGTCTTGCAGCGCGAGTTGCTCGTCAACTTGCGCATGGTGCGGGCGTTCGTACTGTTGTTTGTTTATCAGGCGCTGCTGGGACTGGTGGTATATTTCGCCTGGCCGCAGGATACGCACCTCGATCTGACCGCCAACAGCGAAAACGCCCGGCAGACGCGGGCACTCGTCGATTTGTTTTTCATCGGCCAATACGTGATTGCCTCGATGATGGCGCCGACCTTTGCCGCCGAATCGATCGCGGGCGAAAAAGAACGGCATACGTATGAAATGCTGCTGGCCAGTCCGCTGCGTCCCGCGGCGATCGTGCTCGGCAAGTTGATAGCGGCCCTCACGCACCTGGCCGTGCTGATCTTTTCATCGCTGCCGATCGTCATGCTCTGCCTGCCGCTCGGCGGCGTGCATATTTCGGAATTGCTCGCTGCTTATCTCGGTTTGATTCTGTCGGTCATTACCTTCGGTATGCTGAGCGTGGCTTGCAGCGCGTTTTTTCAGCGGACTAGTGCAGCCCTCGTCGTTTCTTATCTGCTTATTCTCCCGCTCGTGATTCTCGGCGCGCTCTTCTGGCTGAAGATGGCTCCGTATGGCGAGTTTCGGTTGTGGCTGATTGTCTTCGTGCTGCCGGCCGTTGCGGCTGCGGCTTGCCTGGCGCTGTTCTTTAATACGAGCGCACTGCTGTTGCATCCGCCGGACGTCGGCAGCGAAGGGAAAGACGTCGTCGATCTCGAACAAGAGGCCCAGCAAGCGGTCGGCCTCGTCATTCAGCGCGATCAGTTCCCCGACAAGCTATTTGCGCCGCCGAAGCGCGATGACTTGATGGAGGACGACGCTAATCCGGTTTATGAGAAGGAAATCCGCAGCGAAATTTTCAGCCAAGGTACGCTGATGCTGCGCCTGGTCATTCAGGTGAGCATGGTGCTGGCGATTCCGTTTATGGCATTTTGTTTGTACATCTATCCCCGCTACGCCGCTTGGTACATCAGTTACGTGGTGGTGTTCAACATGCTGGTCGGGCCGGTGTTCTCGGCGGGGAGCGTAACGAGCGAGCGCGAACGCGAAACGCTCGATCTGTTGCTGACGACCATCATCACGCCGTGGCAGATTTTGTGGGGCAAGTTGATCGCGGGGCTGCGCGTGTCGAGCGTGCTCACGCTGTTTCTGGTTTGGCCCGTGCTGCTCGCCTGTGCGATGGTCAAGGATTACTGGACCAACCTTCCCGCCGTCGGCGCGTTCCTGTCGATCATTCTGCTGACCTGTTTGACGACCGCGATGATTGCCCTGTTTTGCTCGGTGATGTTTCGGACGACGTCGATGAGCCTGATGACCACTTACATCATCATCATCGTGTTGTTCTGTGCGCCGCTGGCGATCAACTACTTTGCCCAAACCTTTTTTGCCACGCATCCCAACACCCTGCGGATCGCCTGGCTGGGAGTGACGAGCCCCTTTGCCGCGGCCCACGAGATCCCGCTCGATATCACACTGGGCACCGATACGTCGCCGGCTTTGGTCGGCAATTGGCCGATGTACGCGCTGTACGTCATCTTCACGCTCGGGCTGAACGGCTTTCTGTTGCTCGTCATGATGTGGCAGTTCAGCACGCGCTGGCGGGTCGCTTCGGCGTAG
- a CDS encoding SDR family NAD(P)-dependent oxidoreductase, protein MAGKLAGKVAVVTGASKGIGAAIALDLAKAGAAVVVNYSSSKAGADRVVADIVKAGGKAVAVQANLAKQADVQRLFAETKQQFDRLDILVNNAGIYDFQPLENITAEHFHKQFDLNVLGLLFATQEAAKLFGNNGGAVINISSVAATNAPPGGSVYSATKGAVNTITRSLAQELGPRKIRVNAINPGMVETEGFHATGLAESDFRKQIEAQTPLGRIGQPQDIGPAAVFLASDDASWITGETLYISGGMR, encoded by the coding sequence ATGGCTGGAAAACTTGCTGGTAAAGTCGCGGTTGTTACAGGGGCTTCCAAGGGAATCGGCGCTGCTATCGCCTTGGATCTGGCGAAAGCTGGCGCTGCGGTGGTGGTGAATTATTCGTCTAGCAAAGCCGGGGCCGACCGGGTTGTGGCAGACATCGTCAAAGCCGGTGGCAAGGCAGTTGCCGTGCAAGCCAATCTGGCGAAGCAGGCCGATGTGCAACGTTTATTCGCCGAGACCAAGCAGCAGTTCGACCGGCTCGACATTCTGGTCAACAACGCCGGCATTTATGATTTTCAGCCGTTGGAAAACATCACGGCAGAACATTTTCACAAGCAGTTTGATCTGAACGTGCTGGGTTTGCTGTTCGCAACGCAAGAAGCCGCGAAGCTCTTCGGCAACAACGGCGGCGCGGTTATCAATATCAGTTCCGTGGCGGCGACGAACGCCCCGCCCGGCGGCTCGGTTTACAGCGCGACGAAAGGCGCCGTGAATACGATCACTCGGTCGCTGGCTCAGGAACTCGGGCCTCGCAAGATTCGCGTGAACGCTATTAACCCCGGTATGGTAGAGACCGAGGGTTTTCACGCCACTGGTCTGGCTGAGAGCGACTTCCGTAAGCAGATCGAAGCGCAAACGCCCCTCGGCCGCATCGGCCAGCCGCAAGACATTGGGCCAGCCGCAGTGTTTCTCGCCTCAGACGATGCGTCGTGGATCACCGGCGAAACGCTCTACATCAGCGGCGGCATGCGGTGA
- a CDS encoding SHD1 domain-containing protein: protein MRWAFCLLAIIVSGWNSVALAREWSDATGSFKIEAELVAVRGGKVVLEKADGAIISVPLEKLSAADQKYLADLKNPAPSPAPAIPTPMPPGVGPQPVAPTPVTAQGKELAEKAHAVLKSTCYRCHGEDGASEGGFNFALNLAKVAKTLVNGKNASASVLYQRLTTTDDSVMPPVGESPRPSPQDIAVIKAWIEAGSPAISTEKPREFVTNESVVKLIAADAQAYSERSRRFLRYFTLTHLYNAGVSEDELQTYRNAFSKLINSLSWNTSLLVPHALDPARTVYRIDMRELHWNVAMWERIQQANPYFLNLQTPDAKLACELTQCEMPYVRIDWFVFAASKPPLYHVLLGLPETDAELENLLRVNVQANIDQEQAIRAAFNRSGVSQNNRLIEWHKSPYGSYWKSYDFGRNTGRQNLFEYPLGPGTTEGMFKHDGGELIFTLPNGLQGYLLVDENGKRIDQGPTAIVSDPKRPDKAVTNGVSCMSCHYTGVIPKVDEVGPAVRANAKAYENSKDILALYREPADLNRVLTEDAKRFAGAMQKLGVSSLSRSGEPISAMAARFELELDPQLAAAEFGLKQDDFFKRLDESPLMSRRFAALRTPGGVLKRDVFAVGFGEATVELKITIEARVNIGGSPSVAATSPSPARPITPSTPGRPGDKPAEVARFNDLTWGVKSLAFHPNGTMLVAGKPDREIRVFDVFNQAQSSTLGKLDLLSSVEQVIFTPNGSRLLAGGQRGHISIFSASKEGQLADVGQFAGHSKEITCITVSPDGKLALSDSTEKKARLWDVEKGQEIGLISGFEGKIKAVHISKSGRVGMATDGAKWIEFDLAPNMKVKREREFTRSWASGQAAAFSPDGQTAAVGDSYKIRLFNLATGKELDVLESDEIQWTMQFMPDGIRLLSGGSDKVNIWNVKQQKRVHVQAIPNSGYIQSLATSPDNKHAAAAGRSALHVFRLP from the coding sequence ATGCGTTGGGCTTTCTGCCTACTGGCGATCATTGTTTCGGGATGGAATTCCGTCGCTCTCGCTCGTGAATGGTCCGATGCGACCGGCTCCTTCAAAATCGAAGCCGAGCTGGTCGCGGTCCGCGGCGGCAAGGTGGTTTTGGAGAAGGCCGACGGCGCGATCATTAGCGTGCCGCTCGAGAAACTAAGCGCCGCCGATCAGAAGTATCTCGCCGACCTGAAAAACCCCGCACCCTCGCCTGCGCCGGCGATTCCGACGCCCATGCCGCCAGGGGTTGGGCCGCAACCAGTGGCACCCACACCGGTCACTGCCCAGGGCAAGGAGCTCGCCGAAAAAGCTCACGCCGTTTTGAAGTCGACATGCTACCGCTGCCACGGCGAAGACGGGGCCAGCGAAGGTGGTTTCAACTTCGCGCTCAACCTCGCCAAAGTCGCCAAGACCTTGGTCAACGGCAAGAATGCATCGGCGTCGGTGCTGTATCAACGCTTGACGACAACCGACGACAGCGTGATGCCGCCGGTCGGCGAATCGCCGCGGCCGTCGCCGCAAGACATCGCCGTGATCAAGGCTTGGATTGAAGCCGGCTCACCGGCCATCAGCACCGAGAAGCCGCGCGAGTTCGTCACCAATGAATCGGTAGTGAAACTGATCGCCGCCGACGCGCAAGCCTACAGCGAGCGTTCGCGCCGCTTCCTGCGTTACTTCACGCTGACGCATTTGTACAACGCCGGCGTTTCCGAAGACGAACTGCAAACCTATCGCAATGCGTTTTCCAAGCTGATCAACAGCCTGTCGTGGAACACCAGTCTGCTGGTGCCGCATGCACTCGATCCCGCCCGCACCGTGTATCGCATCGACATGCGCGAGCTGCATTGGAATGTCGCGATGTGGGAGCGAATTCAGCAGGCCAATCCATACTTCCTGAATCTGCAAACTCCGGACGCCAAACTCGCTTGCGAATTGACGCAGTGCGAAATGCCCTACGTCCGCATCGACTGGTTCGTCTTCGCCGCCAGCAAACCGCCGCTGTATCACGTGCTGCTTGGCTTGCCCGAAACGGACGCGGAACTCGAGAATCTGCTACGCGTGAACGTGCAAGCCAACATCGATCAGGAACAAGCGATTCGCGCCGCCTTCAATCGTTCGGGGGTGTCGCAAAACAACCGCCTTATCGAATGGCACAAGTCGCCATACGGCAGCTACTGGAAGAGCTACGACTTTGGCCGCAACACCGGCAGGCAGAACCTGTTTGAATATCCGCTCGGCCCAGGCACGACGGAAGGCATGTTTAAGCACGACGGTGGCGAGCTGATTTTCACGCTCCCCAACGGATTGCAGGGTTATCTGCTGGTTGACGAAAATGGCAAACGGATCGATCAGGGCCCCACCGCGATCGTCAGCGATCCGAAGCGGCCCGACAAGGCAGTTACCAACGGCGTATCGTGCATGTCGTGCCATTACACGGGCGTGATTCCGAAGGTCGACGAAGTCGGCCCCGCTGTGCGCGCCAACGCCAAGGCTTATGAAAACTCGAAGGACATTCTCGCCCTTTATCGTGAACCAGCCGACCTGAATCGCGTGCTGACGGAAGATGCCAAGCGCTTCGCTGGCGCTATGCAAAAGCTCGGCGTTAGCAGTTTGAGCCGCAGCGGTGAACCAATTTCGGCGATGGCAGCTCGCTTCGAACTCGAGCTCGATCCGCAGTTGGCCGCAGCGGAGTTCGGCTTGAAGCAGGACGACTTTTTCAAGCGGCTGGATGAGTCGCCCCTCATGTCGCGACGGTTTGCGGCGCTGCGCACACCCGGCGGTGTGCTCAAGCGCGATGTCTTCGCCGTCGGCTTTGGTGAAGCCACCGTCGAACTGAAGATCACGATCGAAGCCCGCGTCAACATCGGCGGCTCGCCCAGCGTAGCGGCAACCAGTCCGTCGCCGGCGCGCCCGATCACGCCGTCGACGCCCGGACGCCCTGGCGACAAGCCGGCCGAAGTGGCTCGCTTTAACGACCTCACCTGGGGCGTGAAGTCCCTGGCGTTTCATCCCAACGGCACGATGCTGGTTGCCGGCAAACCAGATCGCGAAATCAGAGTCTTCGACGTTTTCAACCAAGCGCAAAGCTCCACGCTCGGCAAGCTCGATCTCCTCAGCTCCGTCGAACAAGTGATCTTCACTCCCAACGGTTCGCGGCTGCTCGCCGGCGGTCAACGCGGGCACATCAGCATTTTCTCGGCATCCAAAGAAGGACAATTGGCCGACGTTGGCCAGTTTGCTGGCCATTCCAAGGAGATTACCTGCATCACCGTCTCGCCCGATGGCAAGCTGGCCTTGTCGGACAGCACCGAGAAAAAGGCCCGTCTGTGGGACGTTGAAAAGGGACAAGAGATTGGCCTGATCAGCGGCTTCGAAGGAAAAATCAAAGCCGTCCACATTTCGAAATCAGGCCGCGTCGGCATGGCGACGGACGGCGCTAAGTGGATCGAGTTTGATCTGGCTCCCAACATGAAGGTGAAGCGCGAGCGCGAGTTCACACGGTCTTGGGCGTCTGGGCAGGCCGCTGCATTTTCGCCTGATGGCCAAACGGCAGCCGTCGGCGACAGCTACAAGATTCGGCTGTTCAACTTGGCGACCGGCAAGGAACTCGATGTGCTTGAGAGTGACGAAATCCAGTGGACCATGCAATTTATGCCCGATGGCATTCGGTTGCTCAGCGGCGGCAGCGACAAGGTCAACATCTGGAACGTGAAGCAACAAAAGCGAGTTCACGTGCAAGCCATTCCCAACAGCGGTTACATTCAATCGCTCGCGACTTCGCCCGACAACAAGCATGCCGCGGCTGCCGGACGCAGCGCGCTGCATGTGTTCCGCTTGCCGTAA
- a CDS encoding DUF1559 family PulG-like putative transporter: MSRRGITVSELLVTLTCLTVLFTLVVLATGCGKLADNRQQCGNNLKQLALGLQNYHDTFLYLPYGARNRTPANDPKNVSWGSSWLVATLGFCEQRPMFDKLYGTDIADPANDYISPTMLAAAVPHKPTTYFICPNTPMPKSQTMGQAKLDVPSYAGIMGANLPMDQRIVDGPYGGTAGLNGMLIPNDSLTFAACTDGTANTIIVGEVSNWYYDDKGTKRHTALSISDAGDGAKPEAGWLAGTNLKEVMPKSIAADQCLNLISLAHPVNANNRGAAADQAPNWGSGGVGRCGFNNPLSSAHGNGAMVGFVDGHVVLLTSDTALDVLQKLAVRDDGGATPRF; encoded by the coding sequence ATGTCTCGTCGCGGCATTACTGTCTCTGAATTGCTGGTCACGCTGACGTGCCTGACAGTCCTCTTTACGCTCGTCGTGCTCGCCACCGGTTGTGGGAAACTGGCCGACAATCGCCAGCAATGCGGTAACAACCTCAAGCAGCTGGCGCTGGGCCTGCAGAACTATCATGACACGTTTCTGTATTTGCCTTACGGCGCCCGCAATCGCACGCCTGCCAATGACCCGAAGAACGTGAGCTGGGGAAGTTCCTGGCTGGTCGCCACGCTTGGATTTTGTGAACAACGACCGATGTTCGACAAATTGTATGGCACCGACATTGCCGATCCGGCGAACGACTACATCAGCCCGACCATGCTCGCCGCCGCCGTCCCGCACAAGCCCACGACCTATTTCATCTGCCCCAATACGCCGATGCCAAAATCGCAAACGATGGGCCAAGCCAAACTGGATGTACCCAGTTACGCCGGCATTATGGGGGCGAACCTGCCGATGGACCAACGCATCGTGGACGGCCCCTACGGCGGCACCGCGGGCCTCAACGGCATGCTCATACCCAATGACAGCCTGACGTTTGCCGCTTGCACCGACGGCACGGCCAACACGATTATTGTGGGTGAAGTTTCGAATTGGTATTACGACGACAAAGGCACCAAGCGGCACACGGCACTGAGCATCTCGGATGCAGGTGATGGAGCGAAGCCCGAAGCAGGTTGGCTGGCAGGCACGAACCTGAAGGAAGTCATGCCCAAGAGCATCGCCGCAGATCAATGCTTGAATCTGATTTCTTTGGCTCATCCGGTAAATGCCAATAACCGTGGCGCTGCTGCCGACCAGGCACCAAATTGGGGCAGCGGCGGCGTGGGACGTTGTGGTTTCAACAACCCACTGAGTTCGGCACATGGCAACGGCGCGATGGTCGGCTTTGTCGACGGCCATGTCGTTTTGCTGACTTCGGATACCGCGCTGGACGTGCTGCAAAAACTGGCTGTTCGGGATGATGGCGGGGCTACGCCACGGTTTTAA
- a CDS encoding Fur family transcriptional regulator, whose amino-acid sequence MPDHDPLERVPVALSPRDRFVEFLQSKGMRVTQQRLSLVDHVFSRHEHFDADQLMEQLPASGDANHVSRPTVYRTLNEFVDAGLLRRFTLNGRAVYEHDYGYPQHDHFHCTECNKLLEFTCPELIQLRDELGKQHQFRVASHRFIITGVCQECAQAKRRSRSRMNMI is encoded by the coding sequence ATGCCCGACCACGACCCATTAGAACGCGTTCCCGTCGCCCTTTCGCCGCGCGACCGTTTTGTCGAATTCCTGCAGAGCAAGGGGATGCGTGTAACCCAGCAACGGCTGAGCCTGGTCGACCACGTTTTCAGCCGGCATGAGCACTTCGACGCCGATCAGCTCATGGAACAACTGCCGGCATCGGGCGACGCGAACCACGTAAGCCGGCCGACCGTCTATCGCACACTGAACGAATTCGTCGATGCGGGGCTGCTGCGGCGGTTCACGCTCAACGGCCGGGCCGTGTATGAGCACGACTATGGCTATCCGCAGCACGACCACTTCCACTGCACCGAATGCAACAAGCTGTTGGAATTCACCTGCCCCGAACTGATCCAGCTACGTGACGAGCTCGGCAAACAACATCAGTTCCGCGTCGCCAGCCACCGCTTTATCATCACCGGCGTGTGCCAGGAATGCGCCCAGGCGAAACGGCGGAGTCGCAGCCGGATGAATATGATTTAG
- a CDS encoding DUF4261 domain-containing protein: MSLSLAFIPLLPKAQLSSSAIRADLVANWPQLPKPEPVKGETDQISFRIGSSDVIIAFMRAPIPWTDLDGPCQTAFLWPDAEPVLRSHVGHLIITLLSKEGPVAQAGLLTQVCAAIVGSCPQAPGVFWSNATQLIRGDIFRDFAVKFLPDAPPLYLWVDFRVGPSGNGKSSGFTTGLTALGHMEFETESSSESPGELKERLFGLANYVVENGPVIRNGDTIGEDANERIRVVYAKSAFGHEGQVMRLEYDAPPKKKGWFGW, encoded by the coding sequence ATGTCACTTTCACTGGCATTCATTCCGCTGTTGCCCAAGGCGCAGCTTTCGTCCTCTGCCATTCGCGCCGATCTCGTCGCCAATTGGCCGCAGTTGCCGAAGCCCGAACCGGTCAAAGGCGAAACTGATCAAATCTCTTTTCGCATCGGCTCCAGCGACGTGATCATTGCGTTCATGCGGGCGCCGATTCCGTGGACCGATCTGGACGGACCGTGCCAAACTGCCTTCCTTTGGCCAGACGCCGAACCGGTGCTGCGAAGTCATGTCGGCCATCTGATCATCACCTTGCTCAGCAAAGAAGGACCAGTGGCCCAGGCCGGCCTGTTGACCCAAGTGTGTGCCGCGATCGTCGGCAGTTGCCCACAGGCGCCGGGCGTATTCTGGTCGAACGCCACTCAATTGATTCGCGGTGACATCTTCCGCGATTTCGCGGTCAAGTTCCTGCCCGATGCTCCGCCCCTGTACCTCTGGGTCGACTTCCGCGTCGGCCCTTCTGGTAACGGCAAGTCCAGCGGCTTCACTACAGGACTGACGGCGCTCGGTCACATGGAGTTCGAAACCGAAAGCTCATCGGAATCGCCCGGTGAATTGAAAGAACGACTCTTCGGCCTGGCCAATTACGTCGTCGAAAACGGCCCGGTCATCCGCAACGGCGACACCATCGGCGAGGATGCGAACGAACGAATCCGCGTCGTCTATGCCAAATCCGCCTTCGGCCACGAGGGACAGGTCATGCGGCTCGAATACGATGCGCCGCCCAAGAAAAAGGGTTGGTTTGGTTGGTGA
- a CDS encoding flagellar biosynthesis anti-sigma factor FlgM, which translates to MYIYGSSNVHSAQPISAPHKFGGVQQAQGSQSRGASGVDQLDISPEAEMLSQVHNLPDVRQDRVADIRAQIKNGTYDTDEKLDMALSRLLDEIG; encoded by the coding sequence ATGTATATTTACGGTAGCTCGAACGTTCATTCCGCCCAGCCCATCAGCGCCCCGCACAAGTTCGGCGGCGTGCAACAGGCCCAGGGCTCGCAGTCTCGTGGTGCGTCGGGAGTCGATCAATTGGACATTTCGCCCGAAGCCGAAATGCTCAGCCAGGTGCATAACCTGCCCGACGTCCGCCAGGATCGCGTAGCCGACATTCGTGCCCAGATTAAGAACGGCACGTACGACACCGACGAAAAGCTCGACATGGCGTTGAGCCGCCTGCTCGATGAAATTGGCTAG